The following coding sequences lie in one Candidatus Nitrospira allomarina genomic window:
- a CDS encoding ATP-binding protein, translated as MKPPKRAWLGTGSIGRALLILSTVFILALFGILLYTITTIQNQKLDSVMVDLAGQQRMLSQRLMNEILLISQGIPADYGFTKKILNQNLDALLLGGQVVINQESGDTAVLLPPPTRDIQLALGAQQTLMTEFMQRADTFLKTPSDHPGYSLGLDGLLASNARLIELANKAVKLYSRNSREKISNMIVWESLIGTVVIIFGILITRQVKLANQELEHEIQERSRIETALRYRIEIENLMTNLSTQFISLEAKDLDAEINRALEAIGTFGGVDRSYVFIFEDDGTTMNNTHEWCQTGIEAQLSRLQGLRMQDIPWFAERLISCPFYQISSVANLPLEANAEKQLFQMQQIQSLVIVPMTLRGKLFGFLGFDSVMQEKTWSEEDIRLLQMAGEIFVNGFERQRVEENLRKSEAAKVEAFRQSDALKTALLSLVSHELRTPLTAIKASIAGLIELSRQDASKVQQEFLQGINQEIDFLNGLVDNLLDMSKVEAGTLVPHREWHLLEDLVEGAIRRLEMSLKGRSLQVNLGEKISPIFVDGMEIQQVLINLLDNAIKYSPPGSLVSIVGRMTPNQVEVRVSSDGEGIPQEELVSIFNRFYRLKGPRTRLIRGTGLGLAICKGMVEAHGGRIWAESQNRIVTISFTLPTPDTPPMIDFDREEE; from the coding sequence GTGAAGCCACCCAAACGTGCATGGCTAGGAACAGGATCAATCGGGCGAGCGTTATTGATTCTCTCCACCGTGTTTATTTTAGCCTTGTTCGGCATCCTGCTCTATACAATCACCACAATTCAGAATCAAAAGCTCGACAGTGTGATGGTAGATCTGGCGGGACAACAGCGGATGTTGTCTCAACGACTCATGAATGAAATTTTATTGATTTCGCAAGGGATTCCTGCTGATTACGGGTTCACCAAAAAGATCCTGAATCAAAATCTGGATGCCTTACTCCTCGGTGGACAGGTTGTGATAAATCAGGAAAGTGGGGATACGGCGGTCCTTCTTCCCCCTCCAACCCGGGACATACAATTGGCATTAGGTGCGCAACAAACACTCATGACCGAATTTATGCAGCGGGCCGACACCTTTTTGAAAACGCCATCCGATCATCCCGGATATTCTTTGGGGTTAGACGGGCTCCTGGCTTCAAATGCCCGGTTAATCGAACTTGCCAACAAGGCGGTCAAGTTATACAGCAGAAATTCCCGGGAAAAGATCTCGAACATGATCGTTTGGGAATCGTTGATCGGTACCGTAGTGATAATTTTCGGAATTCTGATAACGAGACAGGTCAAACTGGCCAATCAGGAACTTGAACATGAAATCCAGGAACGTTCCAGGATAGAAACGGCTCTACGCTATCGAATCGAAATTGAAAATCTCATGACAAATCTTTCAACCCAATTCATCAGTCTTGAAGCAAAAGATTTGGATGCGGAGATAAATCGGGCGCTGGAAGCCATCGGAACGTTTGGTGGGGTGGATCGAAGTTATGTGTTTATATTTGAGGATGACGGTACGACCATGAATAATACCCATGAATGGTGTCAGACCGGTATTGAGGCCCAGCTATCAAGACTTCAGGGCCTTCGAATGCAGGACATACCCTGGTTTGCAGAACGTCTTATCTCCTGCCCGTTTTATCAAATCTCAAGCGTGGCAAATCTTCCGCTCGAGGCGAATGCCGAAAAGCAGCTATTTCAAATGCAGCAAATCCAATCGCTGGTGATTGTGCCCATGACCTTGCGCGGCAAGTTGTTCGGGTTTCTCGGATTTGATTCAGTGATGCAAGAAAAGACCTGGTCTGAAGAAGACATCAGGCTCCTCCAAATGGCCGGAGAAATATTCGTGAATGGGTTCGAACGGCAACGGGTAGAGGAAAATTTACGAAAAAGTGAAGCCGCAAAAGTTGAGGCCTTTCGCCAAAGCGATGCCCTGAAAACCGCTCTGCTGTCTTTGGTTTCCCACGAACTACGGACTCCACTTACTGCCATCAAGGCCTCCATAGCCGGGTTGATTGAACTTTCCAGACAGGATGCGTCCAAGGTGCAGCAGGAATTTCTCCAGGGTATCAATCAGGAAATCGATTTTTTAAATGGATTGGTTGATAATCTTCTGGACATGTCAAAGGTTGAAGCGGGAACCCTGGTTCCTCATCGTGAATGGCATTTATTGGAAGATCTGGTCGAAGGCGCAATCAGACGGTTGGAAATGTCTTTAAAAGGCCGATCTTTGCAAGTGAACCTGGGGGAGAAAATTTCCCCTATTTTTGTGGATGGGATGGAAATTCAGCAAGTTCTGATCAACCTGTTGGATAATGCCATTAAATATTCTCCCCCAGGCTCCTTGGTCAGCATTGTTGGCCGCATGACGCCTAACCAGGTGGAGGTAAGAGTCTCCAGCGATGGAGAAGGAATCCCTCAGGAAGAGTTGGTAAGTATTTTCAACCGATTCTACCGGTTAAAGGGTCCGCGGACACGACTCATTCGTGGTACCGGTCTCGGATTGGCGATCTGTAAAGGTATGGTCGAAGCCCATGGTGGTCGAATTTGGGCCGAATCACAGAATCGAATCGTGACGATTAGCTTTACGTTGCCGACTCCTGATACACCCCCTATGATAGATTTTGACCGGGAAGAGGAGTAA
- a CDS encoding response regulator: MKSQKRILIVDDDADVLLFLRDRLNALGFEVLTAANGKEGVEALQHHTVNGVLLDLCMPVMGGLLMLEQLAQSSTLPPVIVMSPSEHRSEMQLAIIKGAMDYLIKPIAPDILTDKCLRLFY; this comes from the coding sequence ATGAAAAGTCAAAAGCGCATTCTCATTGTCGACGATGATGCGGACGTCCTCCTGTTTTTGAGAGATCGTCTGAATGCCCTGGGCTTTGAGGTTCTTACTGCTGCCAATGGGAAGGAAGGGGTTGAGGCTCTTCAACATCACACGGTCAATGGGGTACTTCTCGATTTATGCATGCCGGTCATGGGAGGCCTGCTTATGCTGGAACAATTAGCGCAGTCCTCAACGCTTCCGCCGGTGATCGTGATGTCACCCTCTGAACACCGATCGGAAATGCAGCTTGCCATTATTAAGGGAGCGATGGACTATCTCATCAAGCCGATCGCTCCAGACATATTGACCGATAAATGTCTCCGACTCTTTTATTAG
- a CDS encoding cupredoxin domain-containing protein, with amino-acid sequence MKNLNWTTASPALTGLGIFLLFLSICGPSLASTQSSDVRVSMDYWAPYYRPALAIVPDGVSIHVVNPTSSPHSVTHDGCRTGGPCAFDTGGVQPGQEFTIPSLPPGRYPYYCVLHPIMRGEIIVLPHHTVISQGTIHEHFTVTDVDVRESRE; translated from the coding sequence ATGAAAAATTTGAATTGGACAACGGCCTCTCCCGCTCTGACTGGGTTAGGAATTTTCCTTTTATTTCTATCAATCTGTGGCCCTTCCTTGGCCTCCACCCAGTCTTCGGATGTGAGGGTCTCAATGGATTATTGGGCACCCTATTATAGACCGGCTTTGGCAATTGTCCCCGATGGAGTCTCGATTCATGTTGTGAATCCGACTTCATCACCGCATAGCGTCACACACGATGGTTGTCGAACAGGTGGGCCTTGCGCATTTGATACGGGTGGCGTTCAACCCGGGCAGGAATTCACGATCCCTTCACTGCCTCCCGGTCGGTATCCTTATTATTGCGTGCTTCATCCCATCATGAGGGGTGAAATTATTGTTCTTCCCCATCACACGGTTATAAGCCAAGGTACGATACACGAACACTTCACGGTCACTGATGTCGATGTCAGGGAGTCTAGGGAGTGA
- a CDS encoding response regulator, with the protein MKNGKLNISRGIPTPDISRIQESFEVVASHGEQIVFRFYHVLFDKFPEFQTFFSQAQLAQQYAAFLSGFRTLVMHMENSEELRSSLVQLGERHRKYGIKSKHYPPVVYALLHVLMELGGESMDGKTYDAWENFLHLMRAIMLEAYSLEMLPGENRQKNFLSTGSGGHTKRILLIDDDRQLLDLYQSYLELEGYLCSQVSDVAWAFTHIQMSHYDLVLTDFQMPAMNGIQLRRNLEYVGNGCCPPFVLVTGSPNQEIRRQALESGFEAVLKKPHDLPELSSLVGKVLQKSMGFQGNLQDM; encoded by the coding sequence ATGAAGAATGGTAAATTGAATATTTCTCGGGGAATTCCCACTCCTGATATATCACGAATTCAGGAAAGTTTTGAGGTCGTGGCCTCTCACGGAGAGCAGATCGTTTTCCGATTTTATCATGTGTTGTTTGATAAATTTCCGGAGTTTCAGACCTTTTTCTCTCAGGCCCAGTTAGCCCAACAATATGCGGCGTTTCTAAGCGGATTCCGCACCCTGGTCATGCACATGGAAAACTCTGAGGAATTACGTTCATCCCTCGTTCAATTGGGGGAACGGCATAGGAAATATGGTATTAAAAGCAAGCACTATCCTCCTGTCGTATATGCGCTCTTACATGTGCTGATGGAATTGGGTGGGGAAAGCATGGATGGAAAAACATATGATGCTTGGGAAAATTTCCTTCACCTGATGAGAGCCATTATGCTTGAAGCCTACTCCCTGGAAATGTTGCCAGGTGAGAATCGGCAGAAGAATTTTCTCAGCACTGGGTCAGGAGGCCACACTAAAAGAATTCTGCTTATTGATGATGACCGCCAACTTTTGGACCTTTATCAATCATACTTGGAACTCGAAGGGTATCTATGCAGTCAAGTTTCAGATGTGGCTTGGGCATTTACCCATATTCAAATGAGTCACTATGACCTCGTCCTGACGGATTTCCAAATGCCTGCGATGAATGGCATTCAGTTACGGAGAAACCTTGAATATGTGGGTAATGGGTGTTGCCCCCCATTTGTCTTGGTGACAGGCAGTCCCAATCAGGAGATTCGTAGGCAGGCGTTAGAGTCCGGATTCGAGGCAGTGCTGAAAAAGCCGCATGATCTTCCTGAGCTGAGTTCTCTCGTAGGAAAAGTCTTGCAAAAATCTATGGGTTTTCAGGGAAATCTTCAGGATATGTGA
- a CDS encoding universal stress protein: MRVLLATDGSEQSSHATKAVMSLTSVRTLTILHVIDLPRLTFSMLGPEIAFDLSKVAEEALRKDGEQALTRSKTLLSDKVKSLETRLEEGSPAELILSVAQEEHPDLILMGARGRGQVEELFLGSVSQRVLTHAVCPVLITNGPLTEIRKILIAIQSSTDVEKVRQFLTKHPFQPQTEITLLSVVPLPRSLFRGGVSAPEDKIEQALKSTEAFLEQAVSQLKGCYDSVKGYVGLGAPANTILEQASITEPDLLVMGIHHPSTITRFVLGTVSHTVLHQTTRSILVIR, from the coding sequence ATGCGAGTACTACTGGCCACTGATGGATCGGAACAATCCTCCCACGCCACAAAGGCTGTCATGAGCTTAACCTCAGTCAGGACCCTGACCATTCTGCATGTTATAGATCTCCCTCGGTTAACCTTTTCTATGCTCGGGCCTGAAATTGCCTTTGACCTGTCGAAAGTCGCAGAGGAAGCACTCCGCAAAGACGGGGAGCAGGCTTTAACACGCAGCAAGACTCTCCTCTCAGACAAGGTGAAGTCGCTGGAAACCCGATTGGAAGAAGGCTCACCGGCCGAGCTCATTTTATCGGTGGCCCAGGAGGAACATCCTGATCTCATTCTGATGGGCGCTCGTGGAAGGGGGCAGGTAGAGGAGCTTTTTCTGGGGAGTGTTTCGCAACGGGTTCTGACCCACGCAGTATGTCCAGTCCTGATCACCAACGGGCCATTAACGGAAATCAGGAAAATTCTGATTGCCATCCAAAGCTCCACTGATGTTGAAAAGGTGCGCCAGTTTTTAACCAAACACCCCTTTCAACCACAGACAGAGATCACCCTCTTGTCGGTGGTACCGCTTCCACGGTCCCTCTTTCGGGGAGGCGTCTCTGCACCGGAGGACAAAATCGAACAGGCCTTAAAGAGCACCGAAGCCTTCCTTGAGCAGGCCGTCAGTCAACTCAAGGGTTGTTACGATTCAGTCAAGGGATATGTGGGATTAGGAGCCCCGGCGAATACGATATTGGAACAGGCCTCAATCACAGAACCAGATCTCCTGGTGATGGGAATACACCATCCTTCAACGATCACTCGGTTTGTGTTGGGCACCGTGTCCCATACCGTGCTCCACCAGACAACGCGATCCATTCTCGTGATTCGGTAA
- a CDS encoding aromatic ring-hydroxylating dioxygenase subunit alpha, translating into MNKQSQMHLDRQKVSDALIVLEGSASRSGKSPLPSDLRKTGLHPDNWYPLARSRDLKKGKMLGVSFAGNPIVLVRTENGIVYALEDRCAHRQVPLHCGVVHGEYVQCGYHSWTFDQTGRCMGVPYLEKNQPRPAGVRSFPCREAYGLVFVFPGTVSRVNEVGFPDVSLADDPQYKTRYLDRQVGCHYSFMHENLMDMNHQFLHRRLMGGIRTVFLELRERPHAVEVDYTFSRIKGAQPLGEKLILGRTKASADGPKHDLMTICTNYPYQTLQFWTAGSIHPALNLWNVYVPVDPAQRINHTFGLMMVRKPSIPGLIHLLWPFIVWFTNGIFAQDRWIVEEEQKAYDRQGADWNQEVFPVIQSLRSLLGREGIAM; encoded by the coding sequence ATGAATAAACAATCTCAAATGCACTTAGACAGACAGAAGGTAAGCGACGCTCTCATTGTCCTTGAAGGCTCTGCGTCCCGGTCCGGGAAATCGCCTCTCCCATCTGATTTAAGAAAAACGGGTCTTCACCCGGACAATTGGTATCCGCTCGCACGCTCCAGAGATCTGAAAAAAGGGAAAATGCTTGGGGTGTCCTTTGCCGGCAATCCCATCGTGTTAGTCAGAACCGAAAACGGCATCGTCTATGCGCTCGAAGACCGATGCGCCCATCGGCAGGTACCGCTCCATTGCGGGGTGGTGCATGGGGAATATGTCCAGTGTGGGTATCATTCCTGGACATTTGACCAGACAGGGCGATGCATGGGTGTACCATATTTAGAAAAAAACCAACCACGACCAGCAGGAGTCAGGAGCTTTCCCTGTCGTGAAGCCTATGGGCTGGTGTTTGTGTTTCCGGGAACAGTAAGCCGGGTGAATGAGGTCGGGTTCCCGGATGTATCCTTAGCAGATGATCCACAATATAAAACTCGATACCTTGACCGTCAGGTAGGCTGCCATTACTCATTCATGCATGAAAACCTTATGGATATGAACCATCAATTTTTGCATCGTCGACTCATGGGCGGGATCCGAACGGTCTTTCTGGAACTTCGGGAGCGGCCGCATGCCGTGGAAGTCGATTACACCTTCTCTCGAATCAAAGGCGCACAACCACTCGGGGAGAAACTCATTCTAGGGAGAACCAAGGCATCAGCAGATGGGCCAAAGCATGATCTGATGACCATCTGTACCAACTACCCCTATCAAACGCTCCAGTTTTGGACAGCCGGAAGTATTCACCCTGCGTTAAATCTCTGGAATGTGTACGTTCCCGTTGATCCTGCACAACGAATCAATCACACTTTTGGATTGATGATGGTCCGGAAACCTTCAATTCCCGGTCTCATCCACCTCTTGTGGCCGTTTATTGTATGGTTTACCAATGGAATTTTTGCACAAGATCGGTGGATTGTAGAGGAAGAACAGAAAGCCTATGATCGCCAGGGTGCCGACTGGAACCAGGAGGTTTTTCCGGTAATTCAGAGCTTAAGAAGTTTGTTAGGTCGCGAGGGCATTGCCATGTGA
- a CDS encoding macro domain-containing protein, whose amino-acid sequence MIDEVEGDILLSEAVAVAHGVAPHDNFANGLALALRERWPAMYKDFRHYCQVSNPKSGELWSWAGAGNVRIINLLTQEAPPSHGANPGKASVENINHCLKALRKMIESEKFSSVALPRLATGVGGLDWKDVKPLIEKHLGDLPISVYVYSTYHPGVKAKER is encoded by the coding sequence ATGATTGATGAAGTGGAAGGTGACATTCTATTAAGTGAGGCCGTGGCTGTTGCCCATGGTGTAGCCCCACATGACAATTTCGCAAATGGATTGGCGCTCGCGTTACGGGAGCGGTGGCCCGCGATGTACAAAGACTTTCGTCATTATTGCCAGGTTTCCAATCCGAAGTCCGGTGAATTATGGAGTTGGGCCGGGGCCGGAAACGTGCGGATTATCAATCTCTTGACACAGGAAGCTCCACCGAGTCACGGGGCCAATCCGGGAAAAGCATCGGTTGAAAATATCAATCATTGTTTGAAAGCGCTTCGGAAAATGATTGAATCCGAAAAGTTCAGCAGTGTGGCGTTACCACGGCTTGCGACCGGAGTGGGGGGATTGGATTGGAAGGATGTGAAACCATTAATTGAAAAGCATCTCGGAGATTTACCCATTTCCGTGTATGTCTATTCCACCTATCATCCAGGAGTAAAAGCCAAAGAACGCTAA
- a CDS encoding aldo/keto reductase family protein has translation MTLIAHNNVPLPSLMYGTAWKEGATTHLVQLAVASGFTAIDTANQLIHYREDLVGEALLVLDKQGVKREALFLQTKFTPVNGQDHRTPYDASADLTTQVQQSFASSLAHLHTDYVDSYVLHGPYSRFGLGESDREVWAAMEELYQSGKTKMIGISNVTAGQLTQLCSEAKIKPMVVQNRCYASQGWDREVRGICQTHGIIYQGFSLLTANRDVMGDPDIRAIAKRLGTSPAQVVFRFAMQIGMLPLTGTTSDQHMKDDLQAGQLALLPEEIELLDTIAD, from the coding sequence ATGACATTGATCGCACATAATAATGTCCCCCTTCCCTCGTTGATGTATGGCACGGCGTGGAAAGAAGGTGCTACGACCCATCTGGTGCAATTAGCGGTGGCGTCGGGATTCACGGCCATTGATACGGCCAACCAACTCATTCATTACCGGGAAGACCTGGTGGGGGAAGCTCTGCTGGTCCTCGACAAGCAAGGAGTGAAGCGGGAGGCCCTGTTTTTGCAAACGAAATTTACGCCGGTGAACGGACAGGACCATCGAACCCCCTATGATGCCTCAGCCGATCTCACCACTCAGGTGCAGCAATCATTTGCCAGTTCGCTGGCACACCTCCACACCGACTATGTGGACTCATATGTCTTGCACGGGCCGTATTCACGATTCGGTTTGGGAGAATCGGACCGGGAAGTGTGGGCGGCCATGGAGGAGCTCTATCAATCCGGGAAGACGAAAATGATTGGCATCAGCAATGTCACAGCCGGACAACTCACCCAACTGTGTTCGGAAGCGAAGATCAAACCCATGGTCGTACAGAACCGGTGTTATGCCTCCCAAGGATGGGATAGAGAAGTGAGGGGGATTTGTCAGACTCATGGCATCATTTACCAGGGCTTTTCACTCCTTACGGCCAACAGGGACGTGATGGGCGATCCCGACATACGGGCCATCGCCAAACGGTTAGGGACAAGTCCGGCGCAAGTGGTCTTTCGCTTTGCCATGCAGATCGGGATGCTCCCGTTGACCGGAACGACCAGCGACCAACATATGAAAGATGATCTCCAGGCCGGACAATTGGCGTTATTGCCTGAAGAAATCGAACTTCTTGACACCATTGCCGATTGA
- a CDS encoding glutathione S-transferase family protein — MSKKPQFPDEQSSDGAFTRQGDAFREWVTDDGSSKFPAARGRYHLYASWACPWAHRTIIVRKLKRLEDVIDMTVVDPIRDERGWAFRDGPGHSTDPINGFQFLSEAYRLTDPAYRGRVTVPVLWDSETKRIVSNSDDDILRMLNSAFNQFTTSTLDLYPVDLRQEIDQLNNDIYEQVNDGVYRAGFATSQSAYEQAVRRLFEALDGLESRLNIQRFLFGMKPVETDWRLFVTLIRFDAVYHGHFKCNIRRIVDYPNLFGYLKDLYQWDDVAETVNMDHIKRHYYITHDDINPTGIVPLGPEQDLRSPHGRERL; from the coding sequence ATGAGCAAAAAACCACAATTTCCTGACGAACAATCCAGTGACGGCGCTTTTACACGGCAAGGCGATGCGTTTCGGGAATGGGTGACTGATGATGGGAGTTCAAAATTTCCTGCGGCGCGTGGACGGTATCATCTGTATGCCTCTTGGGCATGTCCGTGGGCACATCGCACAATTATTGTGCGAAAGCTCAAGCGATTGGAAGACGTGATTGACATGACGGTGGTTGATCCTATCCGGGATGAGCGAGGTTGGGCCTTTCGAGACGGCCCTGGACATTCGACCGATCCTATCAATGGGTTTCAGTTTCTGAGTGAGGCGTATCGTTTGACCGATCCGGCCTATCGCGGACGCGTGACGGTGCCCGTATTATGGGATTCTGAAACCAAACGTATCGTGAGTAATTCCGATGACGACATCCTGCGGATGTTGAATTCGGCATTCAATCAGTTTACCACCAGTACGTTAGACCTTTATCCGGTTGATCTCCGGCAGGAGATTGACCAACTGAATAACGATATTTATGAACAGGTGAATGATGGGGTCTACCGCGCAGGATTTGCGACGTCTCAATCAGCCTATGAACAGGCTGTCCGGCGTCTTTTTGAGGCGTTGGATGGATTAGAATCGCGATTAAACATACAACGATTTCTCTTTGGCATGAAACCGGTGGAAACAGATTGGCGTCTGTTCGTGACGCTCATCAGATTTGACGCGGTGTACCACGGACATTTCAAATGTAATATCCGGCGCATTGTGGATTATCCCAATTTGTTTGGCTACCTCAAAGATCTCTATCAGTGGGACGACGTGGCGGAAACCGTCAATATGGATCACATCAAACGGCATTACTACATCACTCACGATGACATTAACCCCACGGGTATCGTTCCCCTCGGTCCAGAACAGGATCTTCGTTCTCCCCATGGCCGGGAACGTCTGTAA
- a CDS encoding response regulator: MIVSNDSATGMLKEPLGEWGYQVVAARNGWEALVLVGRRPVDGMLVDMDMPIMDGRTMLRELRWLGYQIPVLMMSNESDEKVHRQLLMEGAQGFFLKPPHLQSLQQTCRQVFKS, from the coding sequence ATGATTGTGAGTAATGATTCTGCGACGGGAATGTTAAAAGAACCACTAGGGGAATGGGGATACCAAGTCGTAGCGGCAAGAAATGGATGGGAAGCCTTGGTTCTGGTGGGTCGCCGACCGGTGGATGGAATGCTTGTGGATATGGATATGCCTATCATGGACGGGCGGACCATGCTTCGTGAATTGCGATGGTTGGGATATCAGATTCCTGTGCTGATGATGTCAAACGAGTCGGACGAAAAGGTTCACCGTCAACTGTTGATGGAAGGAGCCCAAGGCTTCTTTTTGAAACCGCCTCATCTTCAATCTCTCCAACAAACTTGCAGACAAGTATTTAAGAGTTGA
- a CDS encoding response regulator has product MNHLPSSPPLAKDLMDPKALPLRSGKFENDLALQFLSGQYCGWPVVDSTRKILGVVSDLRLFEAVSRLDSLDELRVEDTITSPVYVHESETLDTVLNLMTQRHIQRMPVVCDQILVGVISKANVLRHCLPTSTPSRFVSSCAWCERLPGPFVVPAGAKGRQTLASFLSMDHLKFSEIDLVHTYCPSCLQTLQALNTASGSVPSDETETQEVRPCLLVVDDDPSVGRLLSQTLKEWGYKVLVARNGWEGLAVASRQTVNGILLDMDMPIMDGRTMLDELRWLGHQMPVMMMSGASDERALRQLLQEGAQGFFLKPVHLKSLKEACRRILQKNEAPSSFRYHMV; this is encoded by the coding sequence ATGAACCACCTGCCTTCATCGCCTCCATTGGCAAAAGACTTAATGGACCCAAAAGCCTTACCACTTAGAAGTGGGAAATTCGAGAACGATCTGGCCTTACAATTCCTCTCCGGTCAATATTGTGGATGGCCGGTAGTTGATTCCACCCGCAAAATTCTTGGAGTCGTGTCGGATCTCCGGCTGTTCGAGGCCGTTTCACGCTTGGATTCGCTGGATGAGCTTAGAGTCGAAGACACCATAACTTCGCCCGTTTATGTGCATGAGAGTGAAACGCTTGATACCGTGTTGAATCTGATGACCCAAAGACACATCCAGAGAATGCCTGTGGTGTGTGATCAGATTCTTGTCGGAGTCATCTCCAAGGCCAATGTGTTACGGCATTGTCTCCCAACTTCGACTCCCTCCCGATTCGTTTCTTCGTGCGCATGGTGTGAACGCCTGCCGGGTCCCTTTGTCGTACCGGCTGGTGCGAAAGGAAGGCAGACATTAGCGTCCTTCTTGTCGATGGACCATCTCAAATTCTCTGAGATCGATCTTGTGCATACCTATTGTCCCTCTTGTTTGCAAACCCTTCAGGCACTCAACACAGCATCCGGGAGTGTGCCTTCTGATGAAACCGAGACCCAGGAAGTCCGTCCATGTCTGTTGGTGGTCGATGATGATCCTTCTGTGGGCAGGCTGTTAAGTCAGACGCTCAAGGAATGGGGATATAAGGTCCTCGTTGCGAGAAATGGATGGGAAGGTCTGGCTGTGGCAAGCCGTCAAACAGTGAATGGCATTCTATTGGATATGGATATGCCCATTATGGATGGGAGGACCATGTTGGATGAATTACGATGGTTGGGACATCAAATGCCTGTGATGATGATGTCTGGCGCGTCGGACGAACGAGCCCTCCGGCAACTGCTACAGGAGGGGGCTCAAGGGTTTTTTTTGAAACCGGTTCATCTGAAATCTCTCAAGGAAGCCTGTCGCAGGATCCTGCAAAAGAATGAGGCTCCGTCCTCTTTTCGGTACCATATGGTCTGA
- a CDS encoding response regulator transcription factor: MAHGSRILAVDDERQIRRSLQINLEAKGYEVLTADTGEEALQIMSHRLPDLALVDLLLPGMDGIDLTRQIRETYQIPIIILSAIGEEAKKIEALEIGADDYVTKPFSMEELTARIRSVLRRTSSIYGTDPVFTFGNLQVDFESRNVCIRNQAVKLTPTEYDLLKYLIQNSGKVLTHGTILRAIWGAGYSEQAQYLRVFIGNLRKKLEKNTARPQYILTDPGVGYRFATDFEENESLS; encoded by the coding sequence ATGGCGCATGGATCTCGAATATTAGCTGTTGATGATGAGCGGCAAATACGTCGTTCCCTACAGATCAATCTTGAGGCAAAAGGATATGAAGTCCTGACGGCTGACACCGGAGAAGAGGCCCTCCAAATTATGAGCCACCGCCTTCCGGACCTGGCCCTCGTGGATTTACTGCTTCCCGGAATGGATGGCATTGACCTGACCCGTCAAATTCGTGAAACCTACCAGATTCCAATCATTATCCTTTCCGCAATTGGAGAGGAAGCGAAAAAAATTGAAGCTCTCGAAATCGGGGCAGATGACTATGTTACCAAACCGTTTAGCATGGAAGAACTGACGGCGAGAATCCGCTCAGTCCTGCGGAGGACCTCCTCAATTTACGGCACCGATCCCGTGTTCACATTTGGAAATTTACAGGTTGACTTCGAGAGTCGAAATGTCTGCATTCGGAACCAGGCGGTGAAATTAACCCCGACGGAATATGATCTGTTGAAATACCTCATTCAGAATTCCGGAAAAGTTTTGACGCATGGAACCATTCTCCGGGCCATTTGGGGTGCGGGATATAGCGAGCAGGCTCAATATTTACGTGTCTTTATTGGAAATTTAAGGAAAAAATTGGAAAAAAACACGGCAAGACCTCAGTATATTCTCACCGATCCTGGAGTCGGCTATCGATTTGCCACCGATTTTGAGGAAAATGAAAGCCTTTCCTGA